The following are encoded together in the Clostridium sp. BJN0013 genome:
- the ald gene encoding alanine dehydrogenase: MIIGVPKELKNNENRVAITPAGVHALVKGGHQVLIEKSAGIGSGIEDREYQDVGGKIIDTNVEIFKESDIIVKVKEPIEEEYELFRENQILFTYLHLAANVPLTELLIKKKIISIAYETVQLDNGSLPLLTPMSEVAGKMSIQIGANLLQEYNGGAGILLGGVPGVLPGEVVIIGAGGVGTNAAKMALGLGAKVTILDINKDRLAYVDDIFNGRLSTLVCNEFNVAEMVKKADLLVGAVLVIGSKAPKIVKEEMVKTMKKGSVIVDVAIDQGGSVETIDRATTHDNPCYEKYGVIHYSVSNMPGAVSRTSTYALTSSTLPYLEDIANKGAEKAMKDDKALLKGLNVYKGFVTYKAVADSLKLEYRAPESLF, encoded by the coding sequence GTGATTATAGGAGTGCCTAAAGAATTAAAAAATAATGAAAACAGAGTAGCTATAACACCAGCAGGAGTACATGCTTTAGTAAAAGGCGGACACCAGGTGTTAATAGAGAAATCTGCTGGAATTGGAAGTGGAATAGAGGATAGAGAGTACCAGGATGTAGGTGGTAAAATAATAGATACAAATGTAGAAATATTTAAAGAATCAGATATAATAGTGAAAGTAAAAGAACCCATAGAAGAAGAATATGAACTTTTTAGAGAAAATCAAATTTTATTCACCTATCTTCATCTTGCTGCCAATGTACCTCTTACAGAATTACTAATTAAAAAGAAAATTATATCTATAGCCTATGAGACAGTACAGCTTGATAATGGAAGTCTTCCATTACTTACTCCTATGAGTGAGGTAGCAGGAAAAATGTCTATACAGATAGGAGCAAACCTGCTTCAAGAATATAATGGAGGAGCCGGTATATTACTTGGAGGAGTTCCGGGAGTACTGCCTGGAGAAGTTGTAATTATTGGAGCAGGCGGTGTGGGAACAAATGCTGCTAAAATGGCTCTAGGACTTGGTGCAAAGGTTACAATACTTGATATAAATAAGGATAGATTAGCCTATGTAGATGACATATTTAACGGTAGATTGTCTACATTAGTTTGTAATGAATTTAATGTGGCTGAGATGGTCAAGAAAGCAGATCTATTAGTGGGGGCAGTATTGGTAATAGGTTCAAAAGCACCTAAAATTGTTAAAGAGGAAATGGTTAAAACAATGAAAAAAGGATCTGTAATAGTTGATGTAGCTATTGACCAGGGAGGATCTGTGGAAACTATAGATAGGGCTACCACTCACGATAATCCATGCTACGAAAAATATGGAGTAATTCATTATTCTGTATCTAATATGCCTGGAGCTGTATCGAGAACATCTACCTATGCACTTACTAGTTCTACTCTTCCTTATTTGGAGGATATAGCTAACAAAGGAGCAGAGAAAGCAATGAAAGATGATAAGGCTCTTTTAAAAGGTCTCAATGTATATAAAGGGTTTGTGACTTATAAAGCAGTGGCAGATAGTTTAAAACTTGAGTATAGAGCACCAGAAAGCTTATTTTAA
- a CDS encoding Lrp/AsnC family transcriptional regulator: MDNIDIKILKLLQENARISISEMSSKINLSIPAVSDRLKKLDASSLIEKYTIIINNKKFNKNLMVIMFVSLENPTFIDKFIEIIQVENEIVECHYLAGEFDYALKIITENTETLEKVLNKIKCIKGVQKTKTIVTLSTIKNNHSIIPEQIK, encoded by the coding sequence GTGGACAATATTGATATTAAAATACTAAAATTGCTGCAAGAAAATGCTAGAATTTCTATTTCGGAAATGAGCAGCAAGATTAATCTGTCAATACCTGCAGTAAGTGACAGGTTGAAAAAATTAGATGCTTCAAGCTTAATTGAAAAATATACAATAATTATCAACAATAAAAAATTTAATAAGAATCTCATGGTTATAATGTTTGTAAGTCTTGAAAACCCAACATTTATTGATAAATTTATAGAGATCATCCAGGTTGAAAATGAAATTGTTGAATGTCATTATTTAGCGGGTGAGTTTGATTATGCATTGAAAATTATTACTGAAAATACAGAAACCCTTGAAAAAGTTTTAAATAAAATAAAGTGTATTAAAGGAGTTCAAAAGACTAAGACAATAGTTACACTTTCTACAATTAAAAATAACCATTCAATAATACCTGAGCAAATTAAATAA